A window of Fluoribacter dumoffii NY 23 contains these coding sequences:
- the ybgC gene encoding tol-pal system-associated acyl-CoA thioesterase translates to MDATTTYQHSFRVYAEDVDYMGIVYHANYLRFFERARTEMLRKNDLILSDLLKQDTLFAIYDMHIQYKAPARLDDLLTIETQVQQLGSCSFLFQQGMHNQEKKLICNAKIQVVCVNSDLKPKRFPH, encoded by the coding sequence ATGGATGCCACGACTACGTATCAACATTCCTTTCGAGTATATGCCGAAGACGTAGATTATATGGGAATTGTGTACCATGCGAATTATCTTAGGTTTTTTGAGCGGGCTCGCACAGAAATGTTAAGGAAAAATGATTTAATCCTGTCTGATTTGCTGAAACAGGATACCCTTTTTGCAATATATGATATGCATATCCAGTATAAAGCGCCGGCTCGGCTGGATGATTTGTTAACAATCGAAACTCAGGTACAACAACTTGGTTCTTGTAGTTTTTTATTTCAGCAAGGTATGCATAATCAGGAAAAAAAATTAATTTGTAATGCAAAAATTCAAGTGGTTTGTGTGAATAGTGATTTGAAACCAAAACGTTTCCCACATTGA
- the tolR gene encoding protein TolR, with amino-acid sequence MIRPKTKRERPISEINVVPYIDVMLVLLVIFMITAPMLSQGVTVDLPKAASQTLAPTDREPIIVSVNQQGTYFLNISSNPAEPIESQALVVRVAAELELAKQSAQKLNVLVKGDQGVAYGKVVQAMALLKQAGAEQVGLLTDSEQETSEGQA; translated from the coding sequence ATGATCAGACCAAAAACGAAACGCGAGCGTCCTATATCAGAAATTAATGTTGTTCCTTATATTGATGTGATGTTGGTTTTGCTTGTCATTTTTATGATTACAGCACCGATGCTGAGCCAGGGAGTAACGGTTGATTTGCCAAAAGCTGCAAGTCAAACCTTGGCCCCTACAGATAGAGAGCCCATTATTGTTTCAGTAAATCAGCAAGGCACTTATTTCCTTAATATCAGCAGTAATCCTGCTGAACCCATAGAATCCCAGGCTTTAGTTGTTCGAGTCGCTGCGGAATTGGAATTAGCAAAACAATCGGCTCAAAAACTTAATGTATTGGTTAAGGGAGATCAGGGAGTTGCCTATGGGAAAGTTGTCCAGGCGATGGCGTTACTCAAGCAGGCAGGTGCCGAACAAGTAGGATTATTGACCGATTCAGAGCAAGAAACATCAGAGGGCCAAGCATGA
- a CDS encoding dihydrolipoamide acetyltransferase family protein → MNIFNLPDLGEGLPDAEIHEWFVKEGDTVIADQPLVSMETAKAVVDVPCPQSGIISKLYGKPGDVIKTGEPLVAFESTSAKPADKGTVVGNLEESSEISEDNFTVGVQHTNKNRVRATPAVKMLAKKLGIDLSTVKGTGEFGVITRDDVQAQADKNSEVPPGFEPLRGVRRAMLNSMVQSHTEVVPVSIFDEADISAWKTGTDITVRLIRAITYAAKKEPALNAWFDTKHSARQCFEQVHLGLAMDNEEGLFVPVIHDAAKLSDADLRNMINEFKKSVSNREITADKLKGATITLSNFGKFAGRFASPIIVPPMVAILAVGRLYQGAVVTAEGDIKAHNMLPLSLSFDHRAVTGGEATRFLGAVMESLQKE, encoded by the coding sequence ATGAATATATTCAATCTACCTGATTTGGGTGAAGGCCTACCCGATGCTGAAATTCATGAATGGTTTGTTAAGGAAGGTGATACTGTTATCGCAGATCAACCCTTGGTATCTATGGAAACTGCAAAAGCTGTAGTAGATGTACCCTGCCCTCAATCTGGAATTATTAGTAAATTATATGGGAAACCTGGTGATGTCATTAAAACAGGAGAACCTTTGGTAGCTTTTGAATCAACAAGCGCCAAGCCAGCGGACAAAGGTACTGTAGTTGGAAATCTGGAAGAAAGTAGTGAAATCTCCGAAGATAATTTTACTGTTGGCGTTCAACACACTAATAAAAACCGTGTCCGAGCGACTCCGGCAGTAAAAATGCTTGCTAAAAAACTGGGCATTGATTTATCTACGGTTAAAGGCACTGGGGAATTTGGTGTTATTACCCGCGATGACGTACAGGCACAAGCCGATAAAAATTCTGAAGTCCCCCCAGGTTTTGAGCCTCTTCGGGGAGTAAGACGTGCAATGCTCAATAGTATGGTTCAATCCCATACTGAAGTTGTGCCTGTAAGTATTTTTGATGAAGCAGATATCAGTGCCTGGAAAACAGGAACTGATATTACCGTTCGTTTAATCCGTGCGATAACTTATGCCGCTAAAAAAGAACCGGCATTAAATGCATGGTTCGATACCAAACACAGCGCTCGTCAATGCTTTGAGCAAGTTCATCTTGGTTTAGCCATGGACAATGAAGAGGGTTTATTTGTACCTGTGATTCATGATGCAGCAAAACTTTCTGATGCTGATCTGCGAAATATGATCAATGAATTTAAAAAATCAGTAAGCAATCGAGAGATAACTGCTGATAAATTGAAGGGGGCGACAATTACCCTTTCCAATTTTGGAAAATTTGCGGGACGTTTTGCAAGTCCTATTATTGTTCCGCCAATGGTTGCTATCCTGGCAGTGGGTCGACTCTATCAAGGTGCTGTAGTTACTGCCGAAGGCGACATCAAAGCGCATAATATGCTTCCATTATCACTTAGTTTCGATCACAGAGCAGTTACTGGAGGTGAAGCAACCCGTTTCCTGGGTGCTGTAATGGAATCTCTGCAAAAAGAATAA
- the tolA gene encoding cell envelope integrity protein TolA — protein MISNPSYRKAFFAAIGLHLFLIVMLLTDNSSQRPVLTPETKNTPGVEQPIAVTPQPEVVKAVSVDNKEVMETVNRLKQEREQQKRAEINRQNELKRQAEAARQQRIKEQQQLARLKEEANKIAIARKKQAEEEKKRLKQLAEQKALEAKRIEELKKQKDELVKQQQLEAKKLADLNKKKLAEKVQAEKEKTELAKKAEMDRKKQEAAEAAAKQAQAAQNAERQARMAGEVDKYKALIVNAIGRNWILPENVDSSLSSQFRIRLAPDGMVLQVTLTRSSGDPLLDRSAQTAIYKASPLPVPADPETFNLFRDISLTVRPEQVRG, from the coding sequence ATGATAAGTAATCCCAGTTATCGAAAGGCGTTTTTTGCTGCCATTGGACTACATCTTTTTTTGATTGTGATGTTGCTTACAGATAATTCAAGCCAACGTCCTGTATTAACCCCGGAAACTAAGAATACCCCCGGGGTTGAGCAACCCATTGCGGTGACGCCACAACCGGAAGTAGTGAAAGCCGTTAGTGTGGATAATAAAGAAGTTATGGAAACCGTGAATCGTTTAAAGCAAGAACGTGAACAGCAAAAACGGGCAGAAATCAACCGCCAAAATGAACTTAAACGCCAGGCAGAAGCAGCACGCCAGCAAAGAATAAAGGAGCAGCAACAACTTGCGCGTCTCAAAGAAGAGGCTAACAAGATTGCGATTGCACGGAAAAAACAGGCAGAAGAGGAAAAAAAACGATTAAAGCAACTGGCTGAGCAAAAGGCTTTGGAGGCCAAGCGGATTGAGGAACTTAAAAAACAAAAGGATGAATTAGTAAAACAGCAACAATTGGAAGCTAAAAAGCTCGCAGATTTAAACAAGAAGAAACTGGCAGAGAAAGTCCAGGCTGAAAAGGAAAAAACTGAGTTAGCAAAAAAAGCTGAAATGGATAGAAAAAAACAAGAAGCGGCTGAGGCGGCTGCAAAACAAGCTCAAGCGGCTCAAAATGCGGAAAGGCAAGCGCGTATGGCGGGTGAAGTCGACAAGTATAAGGCTCTTATTGTAAATGCGATAGGAAGAAACTGGATATTGCCTGAAAATGTTGACAGCAGTTTATCAAGTCAGTTCAGAATACGCCTTGCTCCTGATGGTATGGTATTACAAGTTACCTTAACACGCAGCAGCGGCGATCCCTTACTTGACCGATCCGCTCAAACAGCGATTTATAAGGCCTCTCCGCTACCTGTACCTGCTGATCCTGAAACATTTAATCTGTTTCGTGATATAAGTTTAACCGTTCGACCAGAACAAGTGAGGGGATAA
- the tolB gene encoding Tol-Pal system beta propeller repeat protein TolB — MINRIITLFLLFLTQQTFALDLELTQGINSALPIAINSFGADSTAQEIGQVIENDLNLSGQFRIVSGPQGANSQSSVNTLKQLGADSVVTGRVTHAGNHYEVSFTLTDAVANGATLLTKTYQISANQVRPLAHHISDEVYQKLTGEKGIFSTRIAYISVQRTVNNSRYSLEVADADGHNPQSLLISSEPIMSPAWAPDGKTISYVSFEKKRAQIFTVSVETGQRRLITSFPGINGAPAWSPDGRELAVVLSKSGTPKIYSIDISTGNMKQLTFGDAIDTEPRYAPDGKSILFTSGRGGSPQIYRLSLANGQVSRLTFEGNYNARASYTPDMKNIVMLHRDDKQFNIGLQSAAGGPVVSLTFSGRDESPSVAPNGRLILYATHNQDKGVLGIVSLDGRIRMRLPAREGDVQEPAWSPYLG; from the coding sequence GTGATTAATCGAATTATTACACTGTTTTTATTATTTTTGACGCAACAAACTTTTGCTCTAGATTTGGAATTAACCCAAGGGATCAATTCGGCTTTACCAATAGCAATTAATTCTTTTGGTGCCGACAGTACTGCTCAGGAAATTGGACAAGTCATTGAAAATGATTTAAATCTGTCAGGACAATTTCGAATTGTTTCCGGTCCACAAGGTGCTAACTCCCAGTCCTCTGTGAATACGTTAAAGCAATTAGGCGCAGACAGTGTTGTAACTGGCCGCGTCACCCATGCAGGAAATCATTATGAAGTAAGTTTTACGTTGACCGACGCTGTTGCTAACGGGGCAACTTTATTGACTAAAACTTATCAAATTAGTGCTAATCAAGTGAGACCACTTGCCCATCATATAAGTGATGAGGTTTATCAAAAATTGACTGGCGAGAAGGGGATATTCTCGACACGTATTGCTTATATTTCCGTTCAAAGAACTGTAAACAATAGCCGTTACTCATTGGAAGTCGCTGATGCTGACGGCCACAATCCACAAAGTTTACTGATTTCCTCCGAGCCCATTATGTCCCCAGCTTGGGCGCCAGATGGCAAAACTATTTCCTACGTTTCTTTTGAGAAAAAAAGAGCGCAAATATTTACTGTTTCAGTTGAAACCGGTCAAAGACGTTTAATCACCAGCTTCCCCGGAATTAATGGTGCACCAGCTTGGTCACCTGACGGTAGGGAATTGGCGGTTGTATTATCTAAAAGTGGAACTCCTAAAATTTACAGCATCGATATCAGTACAGGTAACATGAAGCAATTAACCTTTGGTGATGCTATTGATACAGAGCCGCGTTACGCTCCAGACGGTAAAAGCATACTATTTACCTCAGGAAGAGGCGGCTCACCGCAAATATATCGTTTGTCTTTAGCTAACGGCCAAGTAAGCCGTCTAACATTCGAAGGTAATTATAACGCACGTGCTTCCTATACCCCAGATATGAAAAATATTGTCATGTTGCATCGCGATGACAAGCAATTTAACATAGGGCTTCAAAGTGCCGCTGGTGGACCTGTTGTTAGCTTGACTTTTTCCGGTCGTGATGAGTCTCCATCTGTTGCGCCAAATGGACGTTTGATTCTTTATGCAACTCACAATCAAGATAAAGGTGTATTGGGTATCGTTTCTCTTGACGGTAGAATAAGAATGAGACTGCCTGCACGGGAAGGAGATGTACAAGAACCTGCATGGTCTCCCTATTTGGGTTAA
- a CDS encoding S1/P1 nuclease produces the protein MSRIIYGLIFCLATLNSYAWNAAGHKVVAQIAYDNLTPKAREMCYKYLRSRAHPTPNSSFVSASTWMDDIRWREVYWYDVMHYIDIPFSSDGTHIFPVESTNAVNTIKKAAAVLYSKKTTPADKKLALRMLIHITGDIHQPLHAITRVSAQHPKGDLGGNLFYLGPNPVGTNLHQYWDNGAGFFLGHYDEERVKNTARQLEHKLPCSLINKQTRAAKWAKMSYKLAIKNVYQLNPNETPGAKYQENAQLLVQKQVTYAGCRLAALINKIAQR, from the coding sequence ATGTCACGAATTATATATGGACTTATTTTTTGTTTAGCTACGTTAAATAGTTATGCTTGGAATGCAGCAGGCCACAAGGTAGTGGCCCAAATCGCTTATGACAATTTAACACCCAAAGCAAGGGAAATGTGCTATAAATACCTCCGTTCCCGAGCACACCCTACGCCAAATTCAAGTTTTGTTAGTGCTTCAACCTGGATGGATGATATTAGATGGCGGGAAGTTTATTGGTATGATGTGATGCACTATATCGATATTCCATTTTCCAGTGACGGCACTCACATATTTCCTGTTGAAAGTACCAATGCGGTGAATACAATAAAAAAAGCGGCGGCAGTACTTTATTCAAAAAAAACCACCCCAGCAGATAAAAAGCTGGCCCTTCGTATGTTGATCCATATTACCGGTGATATTCACCAACCTTTACATGCCATAACCCGAGTCAGCGCCCAGCACCCCAAAGGAGATTTAGGCGGCAATTTATTCTATCTGGGCCCTAATCCAGTGGGAACTAATTTGCATCAATATTGGGATAATGGGGCTGGTTTTTTTCTTGGTCACTATGATGAAGAACGGGTAAAAAATACTGCCCGGCAATTGGAACATAAATTGCCTTGCTCCTTAATTAATAAACAAACAAGAGCTGCCAAATGGGCGAAAATGTCATATAAGCTGGCTATAAAAAATGTATATCAACTCAATCCCAATGAAACTCCTGGAGCTAAATATCAGGAAAACGCCCAGCTTTTAGTACAAAAGCAAGTGACTTATGCGGGATGCAGGCTTGCTGCATTGATAAATAAAATTGCACAAAGATAA
- the tolQ gene encoding protein TolQ, with product MGNQANVLMYFMQAGLVVKSVMLLLTAASITSWTLIFQRAWFFNRKKQLTDAFNRRFWDSGDLNRLYADIDSNSDERQGMAAIFHAGFKEFVRARKQGSVVIEPIQRVMQITHAKEAEKLEKHLPFFASVGSIAPYVGLFGTVWGIMTSFQALGHAQQATIAMVAPGISEALVATALGLFTAIPAVIAYNRYTTRANDLLNRFDLFQEELISLIEQQSNDTVRG from the coding sequence ATGGGTAATCAAGCAAATGTATTAATGTACTTTATGCAAGCAGGATTGGTGGTTAAATCGGTAATGTTATTACTGACAGCCGCATCCATAACTTCTTGGACATTGATATTTCAGCGCGCCTGGTTTTTCAATCGCAAAAAACAGCTTACTGATGCTTTCAACCGAAGATTTTGGGATAGTGGGGATTTAAACCGGCTTTATGCGGATATTGATAGTAATTCAGATGAACGCCAAGGTATGGCAGCTATTTTTCATGCTGGTTTTAAAGAATTTGTACGGGCTAGAAAACAAGGAAGTGTAGTCATTGAGCCAATTCAGCGGGTAATGCAAATTACTCATGCAAAAGAAGCCGAAAAGCTGGAGAAGCATTTACCGTTTTTTGCCTCGGTTGGTTCTATTGCTCCTTATGTAGGACTATTTGGTACAGTTTGGGGTATAATGACATCCTTCCAGGCTTTAGGTCATGCCCAACAAGCAACTATCGCCATGGTGGCCCCTGGTATTTCCGAGGCATTAGTGGCTACGGCTTTGGGGTTATTTACTGCGATACCAGCGGTTATTGCATACAACCGGTATACAACCCGTGCTAATGATTTATTAAACCGTTTTGATTTATTTCAGGAAGAATTAATATCGCTTATAGAACAACAAAGCAATGATACTGTAAGAGGATAG